Proteins from one Setaria italica strain Yugu1 chromosome V, Setaria_italica_v2.0, whole genome shotgun sequence genomic window:
- the LOC101763935 gene encoding uncharacterized protein LOC101763935 isoform X2 translates to MHCGSRSTSGKGAEQSLFRSSFSFPPSLGPPPAFKLLPDWYAVMAVWSRTEKMLNASNADTRTTSRRRSPVLTAPTDRGAVLCDRSNFPVQITWFHGSSVNRICNRNLFVHGCCGGLHFSDVLTLNVETMAWSSMATTGQRPGTRDSHGAALVGHRMLVFGGTNGGKKVNDLHVLDLRTGEWTRPQCKGAPPSPRESHTVTVVGGDRLVVFGGSGEGEGNYLSDVHVLDVPTMTWSTPEVKGDYAPAPRDSHGAVAVGGRLFVYGGDCGDRYHGEVDVLDVDTMAWSRFPVKGASPGVRAGHASISVGSKVYIIGGVGDKQYYSDVWVLDVANRSWSQLEICGQQPQGRFSHTAVVMNTDIAIYGGCGEDERPLNELLILQLGSEHPNGRYNISMCKVLSNHWSQEKRKFLRSETQKDASVSNGEMVQKPREAEIEQRNPFLRGLENGHAKRRKTGEARPNEPESEQEEHSLSLSQHSSPSQSDQEQNGAHKLSASPNTSISALQPFTRLNANGTLRAPGPGGANGTLRAPGPGGVSSRPLKTDQFLRTIAPHRQEVQFLSSDHKPQPRPPGPPLIGAEVHGTIDGAFDSGYLMTAVVNGQLFRGVLFAPGPGVTAPRPAVHHQILTSSAVPPQQRPLLAHAIPVHARPVPQATGFVLPDCAHHARQGGFPAKAVKSEPERGNSDLHDVVLTLGGPGGGK, encoded by the exons ATGCACTGCGGTAGTAGGAGTACGAGCGGGAAAGGGGCAGAACAGAGCCTTTTTCgctcttctttctctttccccCCGTCGCTTGGACCACCCCCTGCGTTTAAGCTTCTTCCTGATTGGTATGCTGTGATGGCGGTGTGGTCACGCACAGAAAAAATGTTAAATGCGAGCAACGCTGACACCCGCACCACCTCACGTCGTCGATCGCCAGTACTTACTGCACCGACCGACCGAGGCGCTGTCCTCTGCGATCGATCGAACTTTCCAGTGCAAATCACGTGGTTTCACGGATCATCAGTCAATCGAATCTGCAATCGCAATCTGTTTGTTCAT GGATGCTGCGGCGGCCTGCACTTCAGCGACGTCCTGACGCTGAACGTGGAGACCATGGCGTGGAGCTCCATGGCCACGACGGGGCAGCGCCCAGGCACGCGGGACAGCCACGGCGCCGCCCTGGTGGGCCACCGGATGCTCGTCTTCGGCGGCACCAACGGCGGCAAGAAGGTGAACGACCTCCACGTGTTGGACCTGCGCACCGGGGAGTGGACCCGCCCGCAGTGCAagggggcgccgccgtcgccgcgggagAGCCACACCGTCACCGTCGTCGGAGGCGACCGCCTCGTCGTCTTCGGCGGGAGCGGCGAGGGGGAGGGGAACTACCTCAGCGACGTGCACGTGCTCGACGTGCCCACCATGACGTGGTCCACGCCGGAGGTGAAGGGAGACTACGCCCCCGCGCCCAGGGACAGccacggcgccgtcgccgtcggcggcagGCTCTTCGTCTATGGCGGGGACTGCGGCGACCGGTACCACGGCGAGGTGGACGTGCTCGACGTCGACACCATGGCGTGGTCAAGG TTTCCAGTAAAGGGAGCATCTCCTGGTGTCAGGGCAGGTCATGCATCTATCAGTGTTGGTTCTAAG GTCTATATTATTGGAGGAGTTGGTGACAAACAATACTACAGTGATGTCTGGGTTCTTGATGTTGCAAACCGTTCATGGAGTCAGCTTGAGATATGTGGGCAGCAACCACAGGGACGGTTTTCTCATACAGCGGTAGTCATGAATACTGACATTGCAATCTATGGGGG ATGCGGTGAAGATGAACGTCCCCTGAATGAGCTTCTCATTCTGCAATTGGGCTCCGAGCATCCAAATGGCCGGTACAACATTTCGATGTGCAAGGTTCTTAGCAACCATTGGAGCCAGGAGAAGAGAAAATTTCTGAGATCAGAAACT CAGAAAGATGCAAGTGTGAGCAATGGAGAAATGGTTCAGAAACCTCGAGAAGCAGAAATTGAGCAAAGAAATCCGTTCTTGCGTGGCCTTg AGAATGGCCATGCGAAGCGAAGAAAAACTGGTGAAGCCCGCCCAAATGAACCCGAGTCAGAGCAAGAGGAGCACTCACTGTCTCTTTCCCAACATTCTTCACCGTCGCAGTCTGACCAGGAGCAGAATGGAGCTCACAAGCTTTCAGCCTCTCCAAACACGTCGATTTCAGCCCTGCAACCATTCACCCGCCTCAATGCCAATGGCACGCTGAGGGCTCCTGGACCTGGAGGTGCCAACGGCACGCTGAGGGCTCCTGGACCTGGGGGTGTTTCGTCGAGGCCTCTGAAGACTGACCAGTTTCTCCGCACCATTGCACCGCATCGGCAGGAAGTGCAGTTCCTTTCCTCCGATCACAAACCACAGCCCCGGCCTCCCGGTCCTCCCCTA ATTGGCGCAGAGGTTCATGGGACGATTGACGGAGCATTCGACTCAGGGTACCTCATGACCGCTGTGGTGAATGGCCAACTCTTCAGAGGCGTTCTCTTTGCTCCT GGACCTGGAGTGACGGCTCCAAGACCGGCAGTACACCACCAGATCCTGACGAGCTCGGCCGTGCCTCCCCAGCAGCGGCCACTGCTGGCGCACGCCATCCCGGTCCACGCCCGGCCGGTGCCGCAGGCGACGGGCTTTGTGCTGCCGGACTGCGCCCACCACGCGCGGCAAGGAGGGTTCCCAGCGAAGGCCGTCAAGTCCGAGCCGGAGCGGGGCAACAGCGACCTGCACGACGTTGTGCTCACGCTGGGAGGGCCCGGAGGGGGCAAGTGA
- the LOC101763935 gene encoding uncharacterized protein LOC101763935 isoform X1, producing the protein MHCGSRSTSGKGAEQSLFRSSFSFPPSLGPPPAFKLLPDWYAVMAVWSRTEKMLNASNADTRTTSRRRSPVLTAPTDRGAVLCDRSNFPVQITWFHGSSVNRICNRNLFVHVGCCGGLHFSDVLTLNVETMAWSSMATTGQRPGTRDSHGAALVGHRMLVFGGTNGGKKVNDLHVLDLRTGEWTRPQCKGAPPSPRESHTVTVVGGDRLVVFGGSGEGEGNYLSDVHVLDVPTMTWSTPEVKGDYAPAPRDSHGAVAVGGRLFVYGGDCGDRYHGEVDVLDVDTMAWSRFPVKGASPGVRAGHASISVGSKVYIIGGVGDKQYYSDVWVLDVANRSWSQLEICGQQPQGRFSHTAVVMNTDIAIYGGCGEDERPLNELLILQLGSEHPNGRYNISMCKVLSNHWSQEKRKFLRSETQKDASVSNGEMVQKPREAEIEQRNPFLRGLENGHAKRRKTGEARPNEPESEQEEHSLSLSQHSSPSQSDQEQNGAHKLSASPNTSISALQPFTRLNANGTLRAPGPGGANGTLRAPGPGGVSSRPLKTDQFLRTIAPHRQEVQFLSSDHKPQPRPPGPPLIGAEVHGTIDGAFDSGYLMTAVVNGQLFRGVLFAPGPGVTAPRPAVHHQILTSSAVPPQQRPLLAHAIPVHARPVPQATGFVLPDCAHHARQGGFPAKAVKSEPERGNSDLHDVVLTLGGPGGGK; encoded by the exons ATGCACTGCGGTAGTAGGAGTACGAGCGGGAAAGGGGCAGAACAGAGCCTTTTTCgctcttctttctctttccccCCGTCGCTTGGACCACCCCCTGCGTTTAAGCTTCTTCCTGATTGGTATGCTGTGATGGCGGTGTGGTCACGCACAGAAAAAATGTTAAATGCGAGCAACGCTGACACCCGCACCACCTCACGTCGTCGATCGCCAGTACTTACTGCACCGACCGACCGAGGCGCTGTCCTCTGCGATCGATCGAACTTTCCAGTGCAAATCACGTGGTTTCACGGATCATCAGTCAATCGAATCTGCAATCGCAATCTGTTTGTTCATGTG GGATGCTGCGGCGGCCTGCACTTCAGCGACGTCCTGACGCTGAACGTGGAGACCATGGCGTGGAGCTCCATGGCCACGACGGGGCAGCGCCCAGGCACGCGGGACAGCCACGGCGCCGCCCTGGTGGGCCACCGGATGCTCGTCTTCGGCGGCACCAACGGCGGCAAGAAGGTGAACGACCTCCACGTGTTGGACCTGCGCACCGGGGAGTGGACCCGCCCGCAGTGCAagggggcgccgccgtcgccgcgggagAGCCACACCGTCACCGTCGTCGGAGGCGACCGCCTCGTCGTCTTCGGCGGGAGCGGCGAGGGGGAGGGGAACTACCTCAGCGACGTGCACGTGCTCGACGTGCCCACCATGACGTGGTCCACGCCGGAGGTGAAGGGAGACTACGCCCCCGCGCCCAGGGACAGccacggcgccgtcgccgtcggcggcagGCTCTTCGTCTATGGCGGGGACTGCGGCGACCGGTACCACGGCGAGGTGGACGTGCTCGACGTCGACACCATGGCGTGGTCAAGG TTTCCAGTAAAGGGAGCATCTCCTGGTGTCAGGGCAGGTCATGCATCTATCAGTGTTGGTTCTAAG GTCTATATTATTGGAGGAGTTGGTGACAAACAATACTACAGTGATGTCTGGGTTCTTGATGTTGCAAACCGTTCATGGAGTCAGCTTGAGATATGTGGGCAGCAACCACAGGGACGGTTTTCTCATACAGCGGTAGTCATGAATACTGACATTGCAATCTATGGGGG ATGCGGTGAAGATGAACGTCCCCTGAATGAGCTTCTCATTCTGCAATTGGGCTCCGAGCATCCAAATGGCCGGTACAACATTTCGATGTGCAAGGTTCTTAGCAACCATTGGAGCCAGGAGAAGAGAAAATTTCTGAGATCAGAAACT CAGAAAGATGCAAGTGTGAGCAATGGAGAAATGGTTCAGAAACCTCGAGAAGCAGAAATTGAGCAAAGAAATCCGTTCTTGCGTGGCCTTg AGAATGGCCATGCGAAGCGAAGAAAAACTGGTGAAGCCCGCCCAAATGAACCCGAGTCAGAGCAAGAGGAGCACTCACTGTCTCTTTCCCAACATTCTTCACCGTCGCAGTCTGACCAGGAGCAGAATGGAGCTCACAAGCTTTCAGCCTCTCCAAACACGTCGATTTCAGCCCTGCAACCATTCACCCGCCTCAATGCCAATGGCACGCTGAGGGCTCCTGGACCTGGAGGTGCCAACGGCACGCTGAGGGCTCCTGGACCTGGGGGTGTTTCGTCGAGGCCTCTGAAGACTGACCAGTTTCTCCGCACCATTGCACCGCATCGGCAGGAAGTGCAGTTCCTTTCCTCCGATCACAAACCACAGCCCCGGCCTCCCGGTCCTCCCCTA ATTGGCGCAGAGGTTCATGGGACGATTGACGGAGCATTCGACTCAGGGTACCTCATGACCGCTGTGGTGAATGGCCAACTCTTCAGAGGCGTTCTCTTTGCTCCT GGACCTGGAGTGACGGCTCCAAGACCGGCAGTACACCACCAGATCCTGACGAGCTCGGCCGTGCCTCCCCAGCAGCGGCCACTGCTGGCGCACGCCATCCCGGTCCACGCCCGGCCGGTGCCGCAGGCGACGGGCTTTGTGCTGCCGGACTGCGCCCACCACGCGCGGCAAGGAGGGTTCCCAGCGAAGGCCGTCAAGTCCGAGCCGGAGCGGGGCAACAGCGACCTGCACGACGTTGTGCTCACGCTGGGAGGGCCCGGAGGGGGCAAGTGA
- the LOC101763935 gene encoding kelch domain-containing protein 2 isoform X4, with translation MERRRKAMWLYPKVVGFNPPERWGHSACFFEGVVYVFGGCCGGLHFSDVLTLNVETMAWSSMATTGQRPGTRDSHGAALVGHRMLVFGGTNGGKKVNDLHVLDLRTGEWTRPQCKGAPPSPRESHTVTVVGGDRLVVFGGSGEGEGNYLSDVHVLDVPTMTWSTPEVKGDYAPAPRDSHGAVAVGGRLFVYGGDCGDRYHGEVDVLDVDTMAWSRFPVKGASPGVRAGHASISVGSKVYIIGGVGDKQYYSDVWVLDVANRSWSQLEICGQQPQGRFSHTAVVMNTDIAIYGGCGEDERPLNELLILQLGSEHPNGRYNISMCKVLSNHWSQEKRKFLRSETQKDASVSNGEMVQKPREAEIEQRNPFLRGLENGHAKRRKTGEARPNEPESEQEEHSLSLSQHSSPSQSDQEQNGAHKLSASPNTSISALQPFTRLNANGTLRAPGPGGANGTLRAPGPGGVSSRPLKTDQFLRTIAPHRQEVQFLSSDHKPQPRPPGPPLIGAEVHGTIDGAFDSGYLMTAVVNGQLFRGVLFAPGPGVTAPRPAVHHQILTSSAVPPQQRPLLAHAIPVHARPVPQATGFVLPDCAHHARQGGFPAKAVKSEPERGNSDLHDVVLTLGGPGGGK, from the exons GGATGCTGCGGCGGCCTGCACTTCAGCGACGTCCTGACGCTGAACGTGGAGACCATGGCGTGGAGCTCCATGGCCACGACGGGGCAGCGCCCAGGCACGCGGGACAGCCACGGCGCCGCCCTGGTGGGCCACCGGATGCTCGTCTTCGGCGGCACCAACGGCGGCAAGAAGGTGAACGACCTCCACGTGTTGGACCTGCGCACCGGGGAGTGGACCCGCCCGCAGTGCAagggggcgccgccgtcgccgcgggagAGCCACACCGTCACCGTCGTCGGAGGCGACCGCCTCGTCGTCTTCGGCGGGAGCGGCGAGGGGGAGGGGAACTACCTCAGCGACGTGCACGTGCTCGACGTGCCCACCATGACGTGGTCCACGCCGGAGGTGAAGGGAGACTACGCCCCCGCGCCCAGGGACAGccacggcgccgtcgccgtcggcggcagGCTCTTCGTCTATGGCGGGGACTGCGGCGACCGGTACCACGGCGAGGTGGACGTGCTCGACGTCGACACCATGGCGTGGTCAAGG TTTCCAGTAAAGGGAGCATCTCCTGGTGTCAGGGCAGGTCATGCATCTATCAGTGTTGGTTCTAAG GTCTATATTATTGGAGGAGTTGGTGACAAACAATACTACAGTGATGTCTGGGTTCTTGATGTTGCAAACCGTTCATGGAGTCAGCTTGAGATATGTGGGCAGCAACCACAGGGACGGTTTTCTCATACAGCGGTAGTCATGAATACTGACATTGCAATCTATGGGGG ATGCGGTGAAGATGAACGTCCCCTGAATGAGCTTCTCATTCTGCAATTGGGCTCCGAGCATCCAAATGGCCGGTACAACATTTCGATGTGCAAGGTTCTTAGCAACCATTGGAGCCAGGAGAAGAGAAAATTTCTGAGATCAGAAACT CAGAAAGATGCAAGTGTGAGCAATGGAGAAATGGTTCAGAAACCTCGAGAAGCAGAAATTGAGCAAAGAAATCCGTTCTTGCGTGGCCTTg AGAATGGCCATGCGAAGCGAAGAAAAACTGGTGAAGCCCGCCCAAATGAACCCGAGTCAGAGCAAGAGGAGCACTCACTGTCTCTTTCCCAACATTCTTCACCGTCGCAGTCTGACCAGGAGCAGAATGGAGCTCACAAGCTTTCAGCCTCTCCAAACACGTCGATTTCAGCCCTGCAACCATTCACCCGCCTCAATGCCAATGGCACGCTGAGGGCTCCTGGACCTGGAGGTGCCAACGGCACGCTGAGGGCTCCTGGACCTGGGGGTGTTTCGTCGAGGCCTCTGAAGACTGACCAGTTTCTCCGCACCATTGCACCGCATCGGCAGGAAGTGCAGTTCCTTTCCTCCGATCACAAACCACAGCCCCGGCCTCCCGGTCCTCCCCTA ATTGGCGCAGAGGTTCATGGGACGATTGACGGAGCATTCGACTCAGGGTACCTCATGACCGCTGTGGTGAATGGCCAACTCTTCAGAGGCGTTCTCTTTGCTCCT GGACCTGGAGTGACGGCTCCAAGACCGGCAGTACACCACCAGATCCTGACGAGCTCGGCCGTGCCTCCCCAGCAGCGGCCACTGCTGGCGCACGCCATCCCGGTCCACGCCCGGCCGGTGCCGCAGGCGACGGGCTTTGTGCTGCCGGACTGCGCCCACCACGCGCGGCAAGGAGGGTTCCCAGCGAAGGCCGTCAAGTCCGAGCCGGAGCGGGGCAACAGCGACCTGCACGACGTTGTGCTCACGCTGGGAGGGCCCGGAGGGGGCAAGTGA
- the LOC101763935 gene encoding kelch domain-containing protein 2 isoform X5: MERRRKAMWLYPKVVGFNPPERWGHSACFFEGVVYVFGGCCGGLHFSDVLTLNVETMAWSSMATTGQRPGTRDSHGAALVGHRMLVFGGTNGGKKVNDLHVLDLRTGEWTRPQCKGAPPSPRESHTVTVVGGDRLVVFGGSGEGEGNYLSDVHVLDVPTMTWSTPEVKGDYAPAPRDSHGAVAVGGRLFVYGGDCGDRYHGEVDVLDVDTMAWSRFPVKGASPGVRAGHASISVGSKVYIIGGVGDKQYYSDVWVLDVANRSWSQLEICGQQPQGRFSHTAVVMNTDIAIYGGCGEDERPLNELLILQLGSEHPNGRYNISMCKVLSNHWSQEKRKFLRSETKDASVSNGEMVQKPREAEIEQRNPFLRGLENGHAKRRKTGEARPNEPESEQEEHSLSLSQHSSPSQSDQEQNGAHKLSASPNTSISALQPFTRLNANGTLRAPGPGGANGTLRAPGPGGVSSRPLKTDQFLRTIAPHRQEVQFLSSDHKPQPRPPGPPLIGAEVHGTIDGAFDSGYLMTAVVNGQLFRGVLFAPGPGVTAPRPAVHHQILTSSAVPPQQRPLLAHAIPVHARPVPQATGFVLPDCAHHARQGGFPAKAVKSEPERGNSDLHDVVLTLGGPGGGK; encoded by the exons GGATGCTGCGGCGGCCTGCACTTCAGCGACGTCCTGACGCTGAACGTGGAGACCATGGCGTGGAGCTCCATGGCCACGACGGGGCAGCGCCCAGGCACGCGGGACAGCCACGGCGCCGCCCTGGTGGGCCACCGGATGCTCGTCTTCGGCGGCACCAACGGCGGCAAGAAGGTGAACGACCTCCACGTGTTGGACCTGCGCACCGGGGAGTGGACCCGCCCGCAGTGCAagggggcgccgccgtcgccgcgggagAGCCACACCGTCACCGTCGTCGGAGGCGACCGCCTCGTCGTCTTCGGCGGGAGCGGCGAGGGGGAGGGGAACTACCTCAGCGACGTGCACGTGCTCGACGTGCCCACCATGACGTGGTCCACGCCGGAGGTGAAGGGAGACTACGCCCCCGCGCCCAGGGACAGccacggcgccgtcgccgtcggcggcagGCTCTTCGTCTATGGCGGGGACTGCGGCGACCGGTACCACGGCGAGGTGGACGTGCTCGACGTCGACACCATGGCGTGGTCAAGG TTTCCAGTAAAGGGAGCATCTCCTGGTGTCAGGGCAGGTCATGCATCTATCAGTGTTGGTTCTAAG GTCTATATTATTGGAGGAGTTGGTGACAAACAATACTACAGTGATGTCTGGGTTCTTGATGTTGCAAACCGTTCATGGAGTCAGCTTGAGATATGTGGGCAGCAACCACAGGGACGGTTTTCTCATACAGCGGTAGTCATGAATACTGACATTGCAATCTATGGGGG ATGCGGTGAAGATGAACGTCCCCTGAATGAGCTTCTCATTCTGCAATTGGGCTCCGAGCATCCAAATGGCCGGTACAACATTTCGATGTGCAAGGTTCTTAGCAACCATTGGAGCCAGGAGAAGAGAAAATTTCTGAGATCAGAAACT AAAGATGCAAGTGTGAGCAATGGAGAAATGGTTCAGAAACCTCGAGAAGCAGAAATTGAGCAAAGAAATCCGTTCTTGCGTGGCCTTg AGAATGGCCATGCGAAGCGAAGAAAAACTGGTGAAGCCCGCCCAAATGAACCCGAGTCAGAGCAAGAGGAGCACTCACTGTCTCTTTCCCAACATTCTTCACCGTCGCAGTCTGACCAGGAGCAGAATGGAGCTCACAAGCTTTCAGCCTCTCCAAACACGTCGATTTCAGCCCTGCAACCATTCACCCGCCTCAATGCCAATGGCACGCTGAGGGCTCCTGGACCTGGAGGTGCCAACGGCACGCTGAGGGCTCCTGGACCTGGGGGTGTTTCGTCGAGGCCTCTGAAGACTGACCAGTTTCTCCGCACCATTGCACCGCATCGGCAGGAAGTGCAGTTCCTTTCCTCCGATCACAAACCACAGCCCCGGCCTCCCGGTCCTCCCCTA ATTGGCGCAGAGGTTCATGGGACGATTGACGGAGCATTCGACTCAGGGTACCTCATGACCGCTGTGGTGAATGGCCAACTCTTCAGAGGCGTTCTCTTTGCTCCT GGACCTGGAGTGACGGCTCCAAGACCGGCAGTACACCACCAGATCCTGACGAGCTCGGCCGTGCCTCCCCAGCAGCGGCCACTGCTGGCGCACGCCATCCCGGTCCACGCCCGGCCGGTGCCGCAGGCGACGGGCTTTGTGCTGCCGGACTGCGCCCACCACGCGCGGCAAGGAGGGTTCCCAGCGAAGGCCGTCAAGTCCGAGCCGGAGCGGGGCAACAGCGACCTGCACGACGTTGTGCTCACGCTGGGAGGGCCCGGAGGGGGCAAGTGA
- the LOC101763935 gene encoding uncharacterized protein LOC101763935 isoform X3, whose translation MHCGSRSTSGKGAEQSLFRSSFSFPPSLGPPPAFKLLPDWYAVMAVWSRTEKMLNASNADTRTTSRRRSPVLTAPTDRGAVLCDRSNFPVQITWFHGSSVNRICNRNLFVHVGCCGGLHFSDVLTLNVETMAWSSMATTGQRPGTRDSHGAALVGHRMLVFGGTNGGKKVNDLHVLDLRTGEWTRPQCKGAPPSPRESHTVTVVGGDRLVVFGGSGEGEGNYLSDVHVLDVPTMTWSTPEVKGDYAPAPRDSHGAVAVGGRLFVYGGDCGDRYHGEVDVLDVDTMAWSRFPVKGASPGVRAGHASISVGSKVYIIGGVGDKQYYSDVWVLDVANRSWSQLEICGQQPQGRFSHTAVVMNTDIAIYGGCGEDERPLNELLILQLGSEHPNGRYNISMCKVLSNHWSQEKRKFLRSETKDASVSNGEMVQKPREAEIEQRNPFLRGLENGHAKRRKTGEARPNEPESEQEEHSLSLSQHSSPSQSDQEQNGAHKLSASPNTSISALQPFTRLNANGTLRAPGPGGANGTLRAPGPGGVSSRPLKTDQFLRTIAPHRQEVQFLSSDHKPQPRPPGPPLIGAEVHGTIDGAFDSGYLMTAVVNGQLFRGVLFAPGPGVTAPRPAVHHQILTSSAVPPQQRPLLAHAIPVHARPVPQATGFVLPDCAHHARQGGFPAKAVKSEPERGNSDLHDVVLTLGGPGGGK comes from the exons ATGCACTGCGGTAGTAGGAGTACGAGCGGGAAAGGGGCAGAACAGAGCCTTTTTCgctcttctttctctttccccCCGTCGCTTGGACCACCCCCTGCGTTTAAGCTTCTTCCTGATTGGTATGCTGTGATGGCGGTGTGGTCACGCACAGAAAAAATGTTAAATGCGAGCAACGCTGACACCCGCACCACCTCACGTCGTCGATCGCCAGTACTTACTGCACCGACCGACCGAGGCGCTGTCCTCTGCGATCGATCGAACTTTCCAGTGCAAATCACGTGGTTTCACGGATCATCAGTCAATCGAATCTGCAATCGCAATCTGTTTGTTCATGTG GGATGCTGCGGCGGCCTGCACTTCAGCGACGTCCTGACGCTGAACGTGGAGACCATGGCGTGGAGCTCCATGGCCACGACGGGGCAGCGCCCAGGCACGCGGGACAGCCACGGCGCCGCCCTGGTGGGCCACCGGATGCTCGTCTTCGGCGGCACCAACGGCGGCAAGAAGGTGAACGACCTCCACGTGTTGGACCTGCGCACCGGGGAGTGGACCCGCCCGCAGTGCAagggggcgccgccgtcgccgcgggagAGCCACACCGTCACCGTCGTCGGAGGCGACCGCCTCGTCGTCTTCGGCGGGAGCGGCGAGGGGGAGGGGAACTACCTCAGCGACGTGCACGTGCTCGACGTGCCCACCATGACGTGGTCCACGCCGGAGGTGAAGGGAGACTACGCCCCCGCGCCCAGGGACAGccacggcgccgtcgccgtcggcggcagGCTCTTCGTCTATGGCGGGGACTGCGGCGACCGGTACCACGGCGAGGTGGACGTGCTCGACGTCGACACCATGGCGTGGTCAAGG TTTCCAGTAAAGGGAGCATCTCCTGGTGTCAGGGCAGGTCATGCATCTATCAGTGTTGGTTCTAAG GTCTATATTATTGGAGGAGTTGGTGACAAACAATACTACAGTGATGTCTGGGTTCTTGATGTTGCAAACCGTTCATGGAGTCAGCTTGAGATATGTGGGCAGCAACCACAGGGACGGTTTTCTCATACAGCGGTAGTCATGAATACTGACATTGCAATCTATGGGGG ATGCGGTGAAGATGAACGTCCCCTGAATGAGCTTCTCATTCTGCAATTGGGCTCCGAGCATCCAAATGGCCGGTACAACATTTCGATGTGCAAGGTTCTTAGCAACCATTGGAGCCAGGAGAAGAGAAAATTTCTGAGATCAGAAACT AAAGATGCAAGTGTGAGCAATGGAGAAATGGTTCAGAAACCTCGAGAAGCAGAAATTGAGCAAAGAAATCCGTTCTTGCGTGGCCTTg AGAATGGCCATGCGAAGCGAAGAAAAACTGGTGAAGCCCGCCCAAATGAACCCGAGTCAGAGCAAGAGGAGCACTCACTGTCTCTTTCCCAACATTCTTCACCGTCGCAGTCTGACCAGGAGCAGAATGGAGCTCACAAGCTTTCAGCCTCTCCAAACACGTCGATTTCAGCCCTGCAACCATTCACCCGCCTCAATGCCAATGGCACGCTGAGGGCTCCTGGACCTGGAGGTGCCAACGGCACGCTGAGGGCTCCTGGACCTGGGGGTGTTTCGTCGAGGCCTCTGAAGACTGACCAGTTTCTCCGCACCATTGCACCGCATCGGCAGGAAGTGCAGTTCCTTTCCTCCGATCACAAACCACAGCCCCGGCCTCCCGGTCCTCCCCTA ATTGGCGCAGAGGTTCATGGGACGATTGACGGAGCATTCGACTCAGGGTACCTCATGACCGCTGTGGTGAATGGCCAACTCTTCAGAGGCGTTCTCTTTGCTCCT GGACCTGGAGTGACGGCTCCAAGACCGGCAGTACACCACCAGATCCTGACGAGCTCGGCCGTGCCTCCCCAGCAGCGGCCACTGCTGGCGCACGCCATCCCGGTCCACGCCCGGCCGGTGCCGCAGGCGACGGGCTTTGTGCTGCCGGACTGCGCCCACCACGCGCGGCAAGGAGGGTTCCCAGCGAAGGCCGTCAAGTCCGAGCCGGAGCGGGGCAACAGCGACCTGCACGACGTTGTGCTCACGCTGGGAGGGCCCGGAGGGGGCAAGTGA